A single region of the Drosophila miranda strain MSH22 chromosome 2, D.miranda_PacBio2.1, whole genome shotgun sequence genome encodes:
- the LOC108157337 gene encoding protein takeout encodes MERNFSFVLLLLPLLSCLTISVRGHASDLPAGIQRCAIKDNECVLNGVNFVLKNHAQSGIKELGLIPLDPLHVTKFTIGRNPHSPVSIDLSFTEVDLLGLSRARAKRLGGFSLDLSNPIEFVMEAPELAFKGPYSVDGKVLILPIVGKGRAEIVLKHCKIHSLITLRPISKGGHHTFAEVTDIKLQVDPSHVSYKLEGLFHGQKDLSENMHILINENWQEIFNELKPSISEAMGLIVKSVLNKTFGKTPLEELFIV; translated from the exons ATGGAGAGAAATTTTAGCTtcgtcctgctgctgctgcctctgctcaGCTGCCTGACTATATCCGTCCGCGGGCACGCCTCTGATCTCC CCGCTGGTATCCAGAGATGCGCAATTAAGGACAACGAGTGTGTGTTGAATGGCGTCAATTTTGTGCTGAAAAACCACGCCCAGAGCGGCATCAAGGAGCTGGGACTGATACCATTGGATCCACTGCACGTCACCAAGTTCACTATTGGCCGGAATCCACACAGTCCGGTCAGCATTGATCTGAGCTTCACGGAGGTGGACTTGTTGGGCCTGTCACGTGCCAGAGCCAAGCGATTGGG GGGATTCTCTCTTGATCTTAGCAATCCAATTGAGTTTGTGATGGAGGCACCCGAGCTGGCCTTCAAGGGACCTTACTCAGTGGACGGCAAGGTGCTTATTCTGCCCATTGTGGGCAAGGGAAGGGCCGAGATCGTATTGA AGCACTGCAAAATCCATTCTTTGATCACATTGAGGCCCATATCTAAGGGCGGACATCACACCTTCGCAGAGGTTACGGACATCAAGTTGCAGGTCGATCCCTCGCATGTTAGCTACAAGTTGGAGGGTCTCTTCCATGGCCAGAAGGATCTCAGCGAGAACATGCACATTCTGATCAACGAGAACTGGCAGGAAATCTTCAATGAGCTGAAGCCCAGCATTTCCGAGGCCATGGGTCTGATAGTCAAGTCGGTGCTGAACAAAACTTTTGGCAAGACACCCCTAGAGGAGCTATTCATAGTGTAG
- the LOC108156956 gene encoding nucleoporin Nup37, with product MRTVSGPDHAIDLNEQIQCYEICANDFAYNLIAVALERRICLIVVGLPEESGEFLWHHLQDLELGDSDGRFVSAITFSPDTSLNSTPNNVTFCAALGTDMKIFRTDVDRYNTFDTLKGHTDYVNDISWVCEGEFLASVSDDFTCRFWSTAAEAENVITFCLSSAGMSIKSHPDDNEKVLVAEKRGIIHLYNVRQKQTVLSVESPKFPLMSADWAQSNRLFVSALAGGDVITWDLNRPFVPADVKQIHEDGGRVVRFSAGSSEAILASIGRPGLTLKVFGAKSTVPLLVAGLKTYAGLAWHQRLPYISAASDRKLLFWKVQMK from the exons ATGCGAACTGTTTCAGGACCCGATCACGCCATAGACTTGAATGAGCAGATTCAATGCTACGAAATATGCGCAAATGACTTTGCCTACAACCTGATCGCTGTGGCTCTGGAAAGGCGCATCTGCTTGATTGTGGTTGGACTGCCG GAGGAGAGCGGCGAGTTCTTGTGGCATCATCTGCAGGACTTGGAGCTGGGTGATAGCGATGGACGCTTCGTCAGCGCCATCACATTCTCTCCGGACACTTCTCTGAACAGCACTCCCAACAATGTGACATTTTGCGCCGCCCTTGGCACTGACATGAAGATATTTCGCACGGATGTAGATCGGTACAACACGTTCGACACCCTGAAGGGACACACCGACTACGTGAACGACATATCCTGGGTGTGCGAAGGAGAATTTCTGGCCTCGGTCAGCGATGACTTTACATGCCGGTTCTGGAGCACCGCCGCAGAGGCGGAGAACGTCATCACCTTCTGCCTATCCTCGGCGGGAATGTCGATCAAGAGCCATCCGGATGATAACGAAAAGGTGCTAGTTGCCGAAAAGAGAG GTATCATCCATCTCTATAACGTAAGGCAGAAGCAGACCGTTCTGTCCGTGGAATCTCCAAAGTTTCCCCTGATGTCCGCCGACTGGGCCCAGAGCAATCGCCTGTTTGTCTCTGCTCTGGCGGGAGGCGATGTCATCACCTGGGACCTTAATCGTCCATTTGTACCCGCCGACGTCAAGCAGATCCATGAGGACGGCGGCCGCGTGGTTCGCTTTTCTGCCGGGAGCTCAGAAGCGATTCTGGCCAGCATCGGACGACCGGGTCTTACGCTCAAAGTTTTTGGAGCAAAATCTACTGTGCCGCTGCTTGTAGCCGGTTTAAAAACGTACGCAGGATTGGCCTGGCATCAGAGGCTGCCGTACATAAGTGCGGCGTCGGACAGGAAATTGCTTTTCTGGAAAGTGCAAATGAAGTGA
- the LOC117186914 gene encoding protein bag-of-marbles-like — MNFEYKILKENFMEIDSKLCSLLETNENPPEPEPRAGNSSGSTSHIVLAELQANLKKLNLENAPHFQFHGYGCHALTKRARDHEKPIVNGRYRKKSRSVWWSGAATSGQWQQHRQQQRQQQLQRETQFNVAQLTPMMRSIGLRGDCVERNAVVRLMNLFKSLHDHMNQDLGFGPENSFPSDYLFDLPKKRTMPYSLNLRCQVEVLCSKADRFLACQRRMVEANRHFDYVKYSEGDKLIKGSLNFLRLFKQFSTSTLRHRNGKFLGPAAISNAQKLEDLLINLREWLRSAFLCVYVFNWE, encoded by the exons ATGAACTTCGAATACAAGATTCTGAAAGAGAATTTCATGGAAATTGATTCAAAACTGTGCTCTTTGCTGGAAACCAATGAGAACccgccggagccggagcctcGTGCTGGAAATTCCTCGGGAAGCACCTCGCACATCGTGCTGGCCGAACTGCAGgccaatttaaaaaaattgaaTTTGGAAAATGCTCCTCACTTTCAGTTCCACGGCTACGGGTGCCACGCTTTGACCAAGAGGGCCCGCGACCACGAGAAGCCAATTGTGAACGGGCGCTATCGAAAGAAGTCAAGGTCGGTGTGGTGGTCGGGTGCTGCCACTTCTGGtcagtggcagcagcatcgccagcagcagaggcagcagcagctgcaaagGGAGACTCAATTCAATGTGGCCCAACTGACTCCGATGATGCGTTCAATTGGCCTACGTGGCGATTG CGTGGAGCGCAATGCCGTTGTTCGTTTGATGAATCTTTTTAAATCGCTGCATGACCACATGAACCAGGACCTGGGCTTCGGGCCCGAAAACTCATTTCCATCGGACTATCTGTTTGATCTGCCCAAGAAGCGCACCATGCCCTATAGCCTGAATCTGCGCTGTCAGGTGGAGGTGCTGTGCAGCAAGGCGGATCGTTTTCTGGCCTGCCAGCGGCGCATGGTGGAGGCCAATCGCCACTTTGACTATGTAAAGTACTCGGAGGGCGACAAACTTATCAAGGGATCGTTAAATTTCCTAAGGTTGTTCAAGCAGTTCTCCACCTCCACGTTGCGCCATCGCAATGGCAAGTTCTTGGGACCTGCAGCCATTT CTAATGCCCAAAAACTGGAGGACTTGCTCATAAATCTGCGAGAGTGGCTGCGCTCCGCCTTTCTCTGCGTGTATGTGTTTAACTGGGAGTAG
- the LOC117186915 gene encoding protein bag-of-marbles-like codes for MNFEYKILKENFMEIDSKLCSLLETNENPPEPEPRAGNSSGSTSHIVLAELQANLKKLNLENAPHFQFHGYGCHALTKRARDHEKPIVNGRYRKKSRSVWWSGAATSGQWQQHRQQQRQQQLQRETQFNVAQLTPMMRSIGLRGDCVERNAVVRLMNLFKSLHDHMNQDLGFGPENSFPSDYLFDLPKKRTMPYSLNLRCQVEVLCSKADRFLACQRRMVEANRHFDYVKYSEGDKLIKGSLNFLRLFKQFSTSTLRHRNGKFLGPAAISNAQKLEDLLINLREWLRSAFLCVYVFNWE; via the exons ATGAACTTCGAATACAAGATTCTGAAAGAGAATTTCATGGAAATTGATTCAAAACTGTGCTCTTTGCTGGAAACCAATGAGAACccgccggagccggagcctcGTGCTGGAAATTCCTCGGGAAGCACCTCGCACATCGTGCTGGCCGAACTGCAGgccaatttaaaaaaattgaaTTTGGAAAATGCTCCTCACTTTCAGTTCCACGGCTACGGGTGCCACGCTTTGACCAAGAGGGCCCGCGACCACGAGAAGCCAATTGTGAACGGGCGCTATCGAAAGAAGTCAAGGTCGGTGTGGTGGTCGGGTGCTGCCACTTCTGGtcagtggcagcagcatcgccagcagcagaggcagcagcagctgcaaagGGAGACTCAATTCAATGTGGCACAACTGACTCCGATGATGCGTTCAATTGGCCTACGTGGCGATTG CGTGGAGCGCAATGCCGTTGTTCGTTTGATGAATCTTTTTAAATCGCTGCATGACCACATGAACCAGGACCTGGGCTTCGGGCCCGAAAACTCATTTCCATCGGACTATCTGTTTGATCTGCCCAAGAAGCGCACCATGCCCTATAGCCTGAATCTGCGCTGTCAGGTGGAGGTGCTGTGCAGCAAGGCGGATCGTTTTCTGGCCTGCCAGCGGCGCATGGTGGAGGCCAATCGCCACTTTGACTATGTAAAGTACTCGGAGGGCGACAAACTTATCAAGGGATCGTTAAATTTCCTAAGGTTGTTCAAGCAGTTCTCCACCTCCACGTTGCGCCATCGCAATGGCAAGTTCTTGGGACCTGCAGCCATTT CTAATGCCCAAAAACTGGAGGACTTGCTCATAAATCTGCGAGAGTGGCTGCGCTCCGCCTTTCTCTGCGTGTATGTGTTTAACTGGGAGTAG
- the LOC117186913 gene encoding protein bag-of-marbles-like, whose product MNFEYKILKENFMEIDSKLCSLLETNENPPEPEPRAGNSSGSTSHIVLAELQDNLKKLNLENAPHFQFHGYGCHALTKRARDHEKPIVNGRYRKKSRSVWWSGAATSGQWQQHRQQQRQQQLQRETQFNVAQLTPMMRSIGLRGDCVERNAVVRLMNLFKSLHDHMNQDLGFGPENSFPSDYLFDLPKKRTMPYSLNLRCQVEVLCSKADRFLACQRRMVEANRHFDYVKYSEGDKLIKGSLNFLRLFKQFSTSTLRHRNGKFLGPAAISNAQKLEDLLINLREWLRSAFLCVYVFNWE is encoded by the exons ATGAACTTCGAATACAAGATTCTGAAAGAGAATTTCATGGAAATTGATTCAAAACTGTGCTCTTTGCTGGAAACCAATGAGAACCCGCCGGAGCCAGAGCCTCGTGCTGGAAATTCCTCGGGAAGCACCTCGCACATCGTGCTGGCCGAACTGCAGgacaatttaaaaaaattgaaTTTGGAAAATGCTCCTCACTTTCAGTTCCACGGCTACGGGTGCCACGCTTTGACCAAGAGGGCCCGCGACCACGAGAAGCCAATTGTGAACGGGCGCTATCGAAAGAAGTCAAGGTCGGTGTGGTGGTCGGGTGCTGCCACTTCTGGtcagtggcagcagcatcgccagcagcagaggcagcagcagctgcaaagGGAGACTCAATTCAATGTGGCACAACTGACTCCGATGATGCGTTCAATTGGCCTACGTGGCGATTG CGTGGAGCGCAATGCCGTTGTTCGTTTGATGAATCTTTTTAAATCGCTGCATGACCACATGAACCAGGACCTGGGCTTCGGGCCCGAAAACTCATTTCCATCGGACTATCTGTTTGATCTGCCCAAGAAGCGCACCATGCCCTATAGCCTGAATCTGCGCTGTCAGGTGGAGGTGCTGTGCAGCAAGGCGGATCGTTTTCTGGCCTGCCAGCGGCGCATGGTGGAGGCCAATCGCCACTTTGACTATGTAAAGTACTCGGAGGGCGACAAACTTATCAAGGGATCGTTAAATTTCCTAAGGTTGTTCAAGCAGTTCTCCACCTCCACGTTGCGCCATCGCAATGGCAAGTTCTTGGGACCTGCAGCCATTT CTAATGCCCAAAAACTGGAGGACTTGCTCATAAATCTGCGAGAGTGGCTGCGCTCCGCCTTTCTCTGCGTGTATGTGTTTAACTGGGAGTAG
- the LOC117187275 gene encoding protein bag-of-marbles-like gives MNFEYKILKENFMEIDSKLCSLLETNENPPEPEPRAGNSSGSTSHIVLAELQASLKKLNLENAPHFQFHGYGCHALTKRARDHEKPIVNGRYRKKSRSVWWSGAATSGQWQQHRQQQRQQQLQRETQFNVAQLTPMMRSIGLRGDFVERNAVVRLMNPFKSLHDHMNQDLGFGPENSFPSDYLFDLPKKRTMPYSLNLRCQVEVLCSKADRFLACQRRMVEANRHFDYVKYSEGDKLIKGSLNFLRLFKQFSTSTLRHRNGKFLGPAAISNAQKLEDLLINLREWLRSAFLCVYVFNWE, from the exons ATGAACTTCGAATACAAGATTCTGAAAGAGAATTTCATGGAAATTGATTCAAAACTGTGCTCTTTGCTGGAAACCAATGAGAACccgccggagccggagcctcGTGCTGGAAATTCCTCGGGAAGCACCTCGCACATCGTGCTGGCCGAACTGCAGGCCAGTTTAAAAAAATTGAATTTGGAAAATGCTCCTCACTTTCAGTTCCACGGCTACGGGTGCCACGCTTTGACCAAGAGGGCCCGCGACCACGAGAAGCCAATTGTGAACGGGCGCTATCGAAAGAAGTCAAGGTCGGTGTGGTGGTCGGGTGCTGCCACTTCTGGtcagtggcagcagcatcgccagcagcagaggcagcagcagctgcaaagGGAGACTCAATTCAATGTGGCCCAACTGACTCCGATGATGCGTTCAATTGGCCTACGTGGCGATTT CGTGGAGCGCAATGCCGTTGTTCGTTTGATGAATCCTTTTAAATCGCTGCATGACCACATGAACCAGGACCTGGGCTTCGGGCCCGAAAACTCATTTCCATCGGACTATCTGTTTGATCTGCCCAAGAAGCGCACCATGCCCTATAGCCTGAATCTGCGCTGTCAGGTGGAGGTGCTGTGCAGCAAGGCGGATCGTTTTCTGGCCTGCCAGCGGCGCATGGTGGAGGCCAATCGCCACTTTGACTATGTAAAGTACTCGGAGGGCGACAAACTTATCAAGGGATCGTTAAATTTCCTAAGGTTGTTCAAGCAGTTCTCCACCTCCACGTTGCGCCATCGCAATGGCAAGTTCTTGGGACCTGCAGCCATTT CTAATGCCCAAAAACTGGAGGACTTGCTCATAAATCTGCGAGAGTGGCTGCGCTCCGCCTTTCTCTGCGTGTATGTGTTTAACTGGGAGTAG
- the LOC108157336 gene encoding protein bag-of-marbles — MNFEYKILKENFMEIDSKLCSLLETNENPPEPEPRAGNSSGSTSHIVLAELQDNLKKLHLENASHFQFHSYGCHASTKRARDHEKPIVNGRYRKKSRSVWWSGAATSRQWQQHRQQQRQQQLQRETKFNVAQLTPMMRSIGPRGDFVERNAVVRLMNLFKSLHDHMNQDLGFGPENLFPSDYLFDLPKKRTMPYSLNLRCQVEVLCSKADRFLACQRRMVEANRHFDYVKYSEGDKLIKGSLNFLRLFKQFSTSTLRHRNGKFLGPAAISNAQKLEDLLINLREWLRSAFLCVYVFNWEMDHEHRYSAAMTQNHNALMKKAMDLAATELKAAQPKQLSPEEQLIAHRYKLHNVVKCAAENDDFLSALLSNPDIYFPPEVRAMCDPPEGAAKAEAEPEVPMGGIGLLDISDLQEPSSPPKRPTVTRRYKPLCFRS; from the exons ATGAACTTCGAATACAAGATTCTGAAAGAGAATTTCATGGAAATTGATTCAAAACTGTGCTCTTTGCTGGAAACCAATGAGAACccgccggagccggagcctcGTGCTGGAAATTCCTCGGGAAGCACCTCGCACATCGTGCTGGCCGAACTGCAGgacaatttaaaaaaattgcATTTGGAAAATGCTTCTCACTTTCAGTTCCACAGCTACGGGTGCCATGCTTCGACCAAGAGGGCCCGCGACCACGAGAAGCCAATTGTGAACGGGCGCTATCGAAAGAAGTCAAGGTCGGTGTGGTGGTCGGGTGCTGCCACTTCTCGtcagtggcagcagcatcgccagcagcagaggcagcagcagctgcaaagGGAGACTAAATTCAATGTGGCCCAACTGACTCCGATGATGCGTTCAATTGGCCCACGTGGCGATTT CGTGGAGCGCAATGCCGTTGTTCGTTTGATGAATCTTTTTAAATCGCTGCATGACCACATGAACCAGGACCTGGGCTTCGGGCccgaaaacttatttccatCGGACTATCTGTTTGATCTGCCCAAGAAGCGCACCATGCCCTATAGCCTGAATCTGCGCTGTCAGGTGGAGGTGCTGTGCAGCAAGGCGGATCGTTTTCTGGCCTGCCAGCGGCGCATGGTGGAGGCCAATCGCCACTTTGACTATGTAAAGTACTCGGAGGGCGACAAACTTATCAAGGGATCGTTAAATTTCCTAAGGTTGTTCAAGCAGTTCTCCACCTCCACGTTGCGCCATCGCAATGGCAAGTTCTTGGGACCTGCAGCCATTT CTAATGCCCAAAAACTGGAGGACTTGCTCATAAATCTGCGAGAGTGGCTGCGCTCCGCCTTTCTCTGCGTGTATGTGTTTAACTGGGAAATGGATCATGAGCATCGCTATTCGGCCGCCATGACCCAAAACCACAATGCACTCATGAAAAAGGCAATGGATTTGGCTGCCACTGAGCTGAAGGCGGCCCAACCCAAGCAGCTTAGCCCAGAGGAGCAGCTAATCGCCCATCGTTATAAGCTGCATAATGTCGTCAAGTGTGCAGCAGAGAATGACGACTTCCTGTCGGCACTCCTCAGCAATCCAGACATCTACTTTCCACCCGAAGTTCGGGCCATGTGCGATCCCCCAGAAGGCGCTGCTAAAGCTGAAGCTGAGCCCGAAGTTCCAATGGGAGGTATCGGTTTGCTGGACATTAGCGATTTGCAGGAGCCCTCATCGCCACCAAAGCGTCCTACTGTAACACGTCGCTATAAACCCTTGTGCTTCCGCAGCTAA
- the LOC108156957 gene encoding 40S ribosomal protein S27, whose amino-acid sequence MPLAKDLLHPLPAEEKRKHKLKRLVQHPNSYFMDVKCPGCYRITTVFSHAQGVVVCAGCATILCQPTGGRAKLTEGCSFRRKPQ is encoded by the exons ATGCCG CTAGCAAAAGATTTACTGCACCCTCTGCCCGCTGAGGAGAAACGCAAGCACAAGCTGAAGCGTCTGGTCCAGCACCCGAACTCGTACTTCATGGACGTGAAATGCCCTGGCTGCTACAGAATCACAACTGTGTTCAGCCATGCACAGGGCGTCGTGGTCTGCGCTGGCTGCGCCACTATCCTGTGCCAGCCAACTGGAGGACGTGCCAAGCTGACAGAAG GCTGCTCGTTCCGCAGGAAGCCACAGTAA